Proteins encoded together in one Microbacterium oxydans window:
- a CDS encoding inositol monophosphatase family protein → MSLALELGELAAEIAREAGELARTRRQEGVRLAATKSSLADIVTEADREVEALIRERLRASRADDGFLGEESGAEGGASGITWVVDPIDGTVNYAYGIPAYNVSIAAVRGEPDPESWEALAAAVNAPALGEIFTAARGHGAWSDGIRLAVTEETPAGALLATGFGYDPATHDGDLATVGRVMPMARDLRRMGSAALDLAYVAAGRLDGYFERGLKPWDHAAGALLVAEAGGIVSRIDVDSPRPMLIAGGPDVHARLRVILDAKH, encoded by the coding sequence GGCGAACTCGCGGCCGAGATCGCCCGCGAGGCGGGGGAGCTCGCACGCACGAGGCGGCAGGAGGGAGTGCGCCTCGCGGCGACCAAGTCGAGCCTCGCCGACATCGTGACGGAGGCCGACCGTGAGGTCGAGGCGCTCATCCGCGAGCGACTGCGCGCCTCGCGTGCCGACGACGGATTCCTCGGGGAGGAGTCGGGTGCCGAGGGCGGTGCCAGCGGGATCACCTGGGTCGTCGATCCCATCGACGGCACCGTGAACTACGCGTACGGGATCCCCGCATACAACGTGAGCATCGCCGCTGTCCGAGGCGAACCGGATCCCGAGTCCTGGGAGGCGCTCGCCGCCGCGGTCAACGCGCCCGCACTCGGCGAGATCTTCACCGCGGCCCGAGGACACGGGGCGTGGTCGGACGGCATCCGCCTCGCGGTCACCGAGGAGACGCCGGCCGGGGCGCTCCTCGCGACCGGCTTCGGGTACGACCCCGCCACGCACGACGGCGACCTGGCGACGGTGGGGCGCGTCATGCCGATGGCCCGCGATCTGCGGCGGATGGGCTCTGCCGCGCTCGATCTGGCGTACGTCGCCGCGGGGCGACTCGACGGCTACTTCGAACGCGGACTGAAGCCGTGGGATCACGCGGCGGGAGCGCTCCTGGTCGCCGAAGCGGGCGGCATCGTCTCGAGGATCGACGTCGATTCCCCGCGTCCCATGCTGATCGCCGGGGGGCCCGACGTCCACGCTCGACTGCGCGTGATCCTCGATGCAAAACACTGA
- a CDS encoding aldo/keto reductase, with protein MIPVRTHRGLDLTVLGMGCAQLGNLGTRMTDEEAEATVHAAWDAGIRFFDTAPHYGLGLSERRLGRALAAYPRDEYVVSTKVGRLLVPSPETAHQRDTDNLFDVPSDHRRVYDLSHDGVLRSLEASLERLGLDRIDVVYMHDPDDHAEAARTTGAQTLSALREEGVIRGFGAGMNQAGMLADLIEQTDVDIVMCAGRLTLLEQESSRRMLRLAGERGVAVVAAAVYNSGLLARDAVPDRVTYDYADAPTEILERAREIERLCRAHGTTLPAAAVQYPLRFPPVVSAVVGMRGPTQVAEAVQRMAAPIPDELWDALEESGFIISPDSV; from the coding sequence ATGATCCCCGTCCGGACGCACCGCGGTCTCGATCTCACCGTGCTCGGGATGGGATGCGCCCAGCTCGGCAACCTCGGCACCCGGATGACGGACGAGGAGGCGGAGGCGACGGTCCACGCGGCCTGGGACGCCGGCATCCGCTTCTTCGACACGGCTCCGCACTACGGGCTCGGGCTCTCGGAGCGGAGGCTCGGGCGCGCGCTCGCCGCGTATCCTCGGGACGAGTACGTGGTCTCCACGAAGGTCGGCCGTCTGCTCGTGCCGAGTCCGGAGACGGCTCACCAACGGGACACGGACAACCTCTTCGACGTGCCGTCCGACCACCGGCGCGTGTACGACCTCAGCCACGACGGTGTGCTGCGGTCGCTCGAGGCGAGCCTGGAGCGACTCGGACTCGATCGGATCGACGTCGTCTACATGCATGACCCCGACGACCATGCCGAGGCCGCGCGGACGACCGGCGCGCAGACGCTGTCGGCTCTCCGCGAAGAAGGCGTCATCCGCGGATTCGGTGCGGGGATGAACCAGGCGGGGATGCTCGCCGATCTCATCGAGCAGACCGACGTCGACATCGTGATGTGCGCCGGCCGGCTGACGCTGCTGGAGCAGGAGAGCAGCCGGCGGATGCTGAGGCTCGCCGGGGAGCGCGGCGTCGCGGTGGTCGCCGCAGCCGTGTACAACTCGGGGCTCCTCGCCCGTGACGCGGTGCCCGACCGGGTGACCTACGACTATGCCGACGCGCCGACGGAGATCCTGGAGCGGGCGCGCGAGATCGAACGCCTGTGCCGCGCGCACGGGACGACGCTCCCCGCCGCCGCCGTGCAGTATCCCCTGCGATTCCCGCCGGTGGTCTCGGCCGTCGTCGGGATGCGGGGACCGACGCAGGTCGCGGAGGCCGTCCAGCGGATGGCGGCGCCGATCCCGGACGAGCTGTGGGATGCCCTCGAGGAGTCCGGGTTCATCATCTCGCCGGATTCCGTCTGA
- a CDS encoding GntR family transcriptional regulator, producing the protein MSTLGQLPSFSPGARMMLGDEVYGALQQSILDGTFPPDARINAGELARQFEVSPTPVREALARLESDGLVEKLPLRGYRTTDLLDRTRLTELFELRLLLEPGSAASAAARRSATDVDDLAQEVEAGRSAIGEADAYRLLSRHDVRLHDLVFRSAQNETVRQAYARTHCHLHTFRLAYTGAYVADTVDEHEAIVRAITAGDPDEASATMRAHIERSRDRLMRVVD; encoded by the coding sequence ATGTCTACACTCGGTCAACTGCCCTCCTTCTCCCCCGGCGCGCGCATGATGCTGGGCGACGAGGTGTACGGGGCGCTTCAGCAGTCGATCCTCGACGGTACGTTCCCGCCGGACGCCCGCATCAATGCCGGCGAACTCGCGCGGCAGTTCGAGGTGTCGCCGACGCCGGTGCGCGAAGCGCTCGCCCGCCTGGAGTCCGATGGGCTCGTCGAGAAGCTCCCCCTCCGCGGATACCGCACGACGGACCTCCTCGATCGCACGCGGCTGACGGAGTTGTTCGAACTGCGTCTCCTACTCGAACCGGGCAGCGCGGCCAGCGCCGCCGCCCGCCGATCCGCGACCGACGTCGACGACCTCGCCCAGGAGGTCGAGGCCGGCCGATCCGCGATCGGGGAAGCGGACGCCTACCGTCTGCTCTCCCGGCACGACGTGCGACTGCACGACCTGGTGTTCCGCTCGGCGCAGAACGAGACGGTCCGCCAGGCGTACGCCCGCACCCACTGCCACCTGCACACGTTCCGCCTGGCCTACACCGGCGCGTATGTCGCCGATACCGTCGACGAGCACGAGGCGATCGTCCGCGCCATCACCGCCGGCGACCCCGACGAGGCGTCCGCGACGATGCGCGCCCACATCGAACGGTCCCGCGACCGGCTCATGCGCGTCGTCGACTGA
- a CDS encoding M23 family metallopeptidase — translation MPFIAESPAPVVTDVPAVPVATETDVVEELIEVAAATEVPAVSDVSDFHDITEPVDAAASSDAPARDLPADDDVDAFERASRAFRDTGSVSTVSAFVRTAPAAESVEVDAPTHVAPRRRRNIRKIVAVGATVGVMSLAGLLAVSMTLPAEAVAAVQGGKAASAMSLVTAGAADAKGTAADEIQAFVAPSGVENESLARADDFSTVSLVEVAAEQGINYSGEIFTNDPEAAIQWPFLVGVGMSYGYGMRSGRLHEGIDFVPGNGAPVQAIADGTVRIATEQGGAYGVTVYIDHVIDGSVITSHYSHMQYGSLQVKAGDTVKVGTIVGKTGNTGRSYGAHMHFELIVNGSTIDPMPWLKENAGRTSY, via the coding sequence GTGCCCTTCATCGCTGAGAGCCCGGCGCCGGTCGTCACCGACGTCCCGGCCGTGCCGGTCGCCACCGAGACCGACGTCGTCGAGGAACTCATCGAGGTCGCAGCGGCCACGGAGGTCCCCGCCGTCTCGGACGTATCCGACTTCCACGACATCACCGAGCCCGTCGATGCTGCGGCATCGTCCGACGCGCCCGCACGAGATCTTCCGGCCGACGACGACGTCGATGCCTTCGAGCGCGCCTCCCGCGCCTTCCGCGACACGGGATCGGTCTCGACCGTCTCCGCTTTCGTGCGGACGGCCCCGGCCGCCGAGTCCGTCGAGGTCGACGCGCCCACGCACGTCGCTCCCCGTCGTCGCCGCAACATCCGCAAGATCGTGGCCGTAGGTGCGACCGTCGGCGTGATGAGCCTCGCCGGCCTCCTCGCGGTGTCCATGACGCTTCCCGCCGAGGCTGTGGCCGCGGTCCAGGGCGGCAAGGCAGCCTCCGCGATGTCGCTGGTCACCGCCGGTGCAGCCGACGCCAAGGGGACGGCCGCCGACGAGATCCAGGCCTTCGTCGCACCCTCCGGCGTCGAGAACGAGTCCCTCGCCCGTGCCGACGACTTCAGCACCGTGTCGCTGGTCGAGGTCGCCGCCGAGCAGGGCATCAACTACTCGGGGGAGATCTTCACGAACGACCCCGAGGCCGCGATCCAGTGGCCGTTCCTCGTCGGCGTCGGCATGAGCTACGGGTACGGCATGCGCAGCGGTCGTCTGCACGAGGGCATCGACTTCGTCCCCGGTAACGGCGCACCCGTCCAGGCCATCGCCGACGGAACCGTGCGCATCGCCACCGAGCAGGGCGGCGCCTACGGCGTCACCGTGTACATCGATCACGTCATCGACGGTTCGGTCATCACGAGCCACTACTCGCACATGCAGTACGGTTCGCTGCAGGTCAAGGCCGGCGACACCGTCAAGGTCGGAACCATCGTCGGAAAGACCGGAAACACGGGTCGTTCCTACGGTGCGCACATGCACTTCGAGCTCATCGTCAACGGATCGACCATCGACCCGATGCCGTGGCTCAAGGAGAACGCCGGTCGCACGTCGTACTGA
- a CDS encoding CPBP family intramembrane glutamic endopeptidase — protein MSAPATAPSLWKRFWEQGGWWRALLLTAVYFALFQLLSLLLTPLAVQVTDPDGTAGVAVFYLLPELIGAALLAAFTLSVGWWREVFGRQPIRGRGWMWIAIVVVLLFNVLRFVAIDYDKVGVDVVLTWLLTGLLIGFSEEVLTRGLVVNLMRKAGHREIAVALVSAALFSLLHAGNLLSGQELLPTMIQLLYTFAFGILMYLALRVTGTILAPILLHASTDPSIFLLTAYPSAGALTPFAAFGNIAVIVAGLVMIFFIRGRVAGADTEPTYPETRSA, from the coding sequence ATGTCCGCACCCGCGACCGCCCCCTCGTTGTGGAAGAGGTTCTGGGAACAGGGAGGCTGGTGGCGGGCCCTCCTGCTCACCGCGGTCTACTTCGCGCTGTTCCAGCTGCTCTCGCTGCTGCTCACCCCGCTGGCCGTGCAGGTCACCGATCCGGACGGCACGGCCGGGGTCGCGGTGTTCTACCTCCTGCCCGAGCTCATCGGCGCGGCACTGCTGGCGGCGTTCACCCTGTCCGTCGGCTGGTGGCGCGAGGTCTTCGGGCGGCAGCCCATCCGCGGCCGCGGGTGGATGTGGATCGCGATCGTCGTCGTGCTGCTGTTCAACGTCCTCCGGTTCGTGGCGATCGACTACGACAAGGTCGGCGTCGATGTGGTCCTCACCTGGCTGCTGACCGGCCTCCTCATCGGGTTCTCCGAAGAGGTCCTCACCCGCGGTCTCGTGGTGAACCTGATGCGCAAGGCGGGCCACCGGGAGATCGCCGTCGCGCTGGTCTCCGCTGCGCTCTTCTCTCTCCTGCACGCCGGCAACCTGCTCTCCGGGCAGGAGCTGCTGCCGACGATGATCCAGCTCCTGTACACGTTCGCGTTCGGCATCCTGATGTATCTCGCGCTCCGCGTCACGGGCACGATCCTCGCGCCGATCCTGCTCCACGCGAGCACCGACCCGAGCATCTTCCTGCTCACCGCGTACCCGTCCGCAGGCGCGCTCACGCCGTTCGCCGCCTTCGGGAACATTGCCGTGATCGTGGCCGGCCTCGTGATGATCTTCTTCATCCGCGGGCGCGTCGCCGGTGCCGACACCGAGCCGACCTACCCGGAGACGCGCTCCGCATGA
- a CDS encoding L-rhamnose mutarotase has protein sequence MRIALHSIIVEGAVDDYRSHHARVPDGLRDLFADAGIRDWTIWRSGRDLFHLVECDDFDAAMRIVDASAINDAWQADIGRFVEGFRGPDGDDGFTPIGQVWALSAQRRAEL, from the coding sequence ATGCGCATCGCCCTGCACTCGATCATCGTCGAGGGCGCGGTCGACGATTACCGCTCGCACCACGCCCGCGTCCCCGACGGGCTCCGCGACCTGTTCGCCGACGCCGGCATCCGAGACTGGACCATCTGGCGCTCGGGCCGCGATCTGTTCCACCTCGTGGAGTGCGACGACTTCGATGCCGCGATGCGCATCGTCGACGCCTCCGCGATCAACGATGCCTGGCAGGCGGACATCGGTCGCTTCGTCGAGGGATTCCGCGGCCCGGACGGCGACGACGGCTTCACGCCCATCGGGCAGGTGTGGGCGCTCTCGGCGCAGCGCCGCGCCGAGCTCTGA
- a CDS encoding CPBP family intramembrane glutamic endopeptidase, with the protein MTETTLRVTPRIWIGLAIWVGYIVVVFAIQKSTGIPYADWGDTAENLFLGAGLSLIVATVLLAITTSLLGWWRPALFDAQRSHHKWPIFVPILIAVAAALNLSATDWSAYSGAFLGASLALLLVGFTEELVHRGLLLTALRSRLSEVWVWFLTSALFALMHFVNILLGSPVAGTASQVGAAFLGGTAFYILRRVTGSLIWAMVLHGVWDFSVFATGVGTASSIASIANLVYLLAGVLGLAVVWFVLRGPRESTAPLGAAPDAKP; encoded by the coding sequence ATGACCGAGACCACGCTCCGCGTCACACCGCGCATCTGGATCGGACTCGCCATCTGGGTCGGGTACATCGTCGTGGTGTTCGCGATCCAGAAGTCGACCGGGATCCCCTACGCCGACTGGGGCGACACCGCCGAGAACCTCTTCCTCGGGGCCGGACTCTCACTCATCGTCGCGACCGTGCTCCTCGCGATCACCACGAGCCTGCTGGGCTGGTGGCGCCCCGCGCTCTTCGACGCGCAGCGCAGCCATCACAAGTGGCCGATCTTCGTCCCGATCCTGATCGCCGTCGCGGCCGCGCTGAACCTCTCCGCGACGGACTGGAGCGCGTACAGCGGCGCCTTCCTCGGAGCGTCCCTCGCCCTGCTCCTCGTCGGCTTCACGGAGGAGCTGGTCCACCGCGGACTGCTGCTCACGGCGCTGCGGTCGCGGCTCTCCGAGGTCTGGGTGTGGTTCCTCACATCGGCTCTGTTCGCGCTGATGCACTTCGTCAACATCCTGCTCGGCTCGCCCGTCGCGGGCACCGCGAGCCAGGTCGGCGCGGCGTTCCTCGGCGGAACCGCGTTCTACATCCTGCGTCGGGTCACCGGATCGCTGATCTGGGCGATGGTGCTGCACGGCGTGTGGGACTTCTCGGTCTTCGCCACGGGGGTCGGCACCGCGAGCAGCATCGCCTCCATCGCCAACCTGGTGTACCTGCTCGCGGGCGTCCTCGGGCTGGCGGTCGTGTGGTTCGTGCTCCGCGGTCCCCGGGAGAGCACCGCACCGCTCGGAGCGGCTCCGGACGCGAAGCCCTGA
- a CDS encoding sugar ABC transporter substrate-binding protein, producing MRIRKNVRLGAVVAAAAALTLALGACTPQNAEPGAGGESDGGDLSSVRVALVPGGAHPYFQPWIAAGEKAAKDFGLGEVTFNETSEWDQTKQNDVINSLVANGYNAFGIFGVSPTDINSTFKKLTDAGVAVGSIASCPAGDENLAAFCLSTDTEEAAYQAAAAAIEAIGGKGTIVHMTGNNVDSNTQRRIEGVKRAIDETDGAVTLLQTITDVDTDLATAQKAASDLLAASGSEISAIVTTAYNPAVASAEAIAESGLDIQLIAIDDDPTILDGIRDGSIYGTVAQNPTGQAYVGSWVLGQLASGACEMADPGVIVDSGSFVVTKDNVETYGDEQSAFADKVKKQFEDELLTCK from the coding sequence ATGCGCATCAGAAAGAACGTGCGGCTCGGCGCCGTCGTCGCGGCCGCCGCCGCTCTCACCCTCGCGCTCGGCGCGTGTACCCCGCAGAACGCCGAGCCCGGCGCCGGCGGCGAATCCGACGGCGGTGACCTCTCCTCGGTCCGCGTCGCCCTCGTCCCCGGCGGTGCGCACCCGTACTTCCAGCCGTGGATCGCGGCGGGGGAGAAGGCCGCGAAGGACTTCGGCCTCGGCGAGGTCACCTTCAACGAGACCTCCGAGTGGGATCAGACCAAGCAGAACGACGTGATCAACTCCCTCGTCGCCAACGGCTACAACGCCTTCGGCATCTTCGGCGTCTCCCCGACGGACATCAACTCCACCTTCAAGAAGCTCACCGATGCCGGCGTCGCGGTCGGATCGATCGCCTCCTGCCCGGCCGGTGACGAGAACCTCGCCGCGTTCTGCCTCTCCACCGACACCGAGGAGGCCGCGTACCAGGCCGCCGCCGCGGCGATCGAGGCGATCGGCGGCAAGGGCACGATCGTCCACATGACCGGCAACAACGTCGACTCGAACACGCAGCGCCGCATCGAGGGCGTCAAGCGGGCGATCGACGAGACCGACGGCGCCGTCACCCTGCTGCAGACGATCACCGACGTCGACACCGACCTGGCCACCGCGCAGAAGGCCGCCTCGGATCTCCTGGCTGCCAGCGGCTCGGAGATCAGCGCGATCGTCACGACCGCGTACAACCCGGCGGTCGCGAGCGCCGAGGCCATCGCGGAATCCGGCCTCGACATCCAGCTCATCGCGATCGACGACGACCCGACCATCCTCGACGGCATCCGCGACGGCTCGATCTACGGCACCGTCGCCCAGAACCCGACCGGACAGGCCTACGTGGGCAGCTGGGTGCTCGGCCAGCTCGCGAGCGGCGCCTGCGAGATGGCGGACCCCGGCGTGATCGTCGACTCCGGATCGTTCGTCGTCACCAAGGACAACGTCGAGACCTACGGCGACGAGCAGAGCGCCTTCGCCGACAAGGTGAAGAAGCAGTTCGAAGACGAACTGCTCACCTGCAAGTGA
- a CDS encoding ABC transporter permease, with product MKRIISANNLLLVGIVVVGAVILGLATSGQFFGPVSMTSFFRFVSVPILIGLAQMITLCVGQLNLAVGAIGGVAACFTGVIVTSWGVPPWIGALVAVLTGAVLGLANGLLVVGTRINGFIVTLAMSQILIGVQYALVGTRTIERKAWPELAAFGRSDILGIPTIFLMTLVVAVIVALYFAQTVSGRKLLASGGNASAAQLAGISTDRALIVAHTLSGLLCGVAAMVSISFLPGVNTTVGGDWLLPSFAAPIIGGVALAGGTVAVLGTVLAAMVVRLVDAASPIFRFDAEVVNFVVGAVVLGTVALGKLREVQASRHASRIRSLRAEAALAEVKR from the coding sequence ATGAAACGCATCATCAGCGCGAACAACCTCCTGCTGGTCGGGATCGTCGTCGTCGGCGCAGTCATCCTGGGCCTGGCGACCTCCGGCCAGTTCTTCGGTCCGGTCTCGATGACGAGCTTCTTCCGGTTCGTCAGCGTGCCGATCCTCATCGGTCTGGCGCAGATGATCACCCTCTGCGTGGGTCAGCTCAACCTGGCGGTCGGTGCCATCGGCGGTGTGGCCGCGTGCTTCACCGGAGTGATCGTCACGTCCTGGGGCGTCCCGCCGTGGATCGGTGCGCTCGTCGCCGTGCTCACGGGCGCGGTGCTCGGCCTGGCGAACGGCCTGCTGGTCGTCGGCACCCGGATCAACGGCTTCATCGTGACCCTCGCGATGTCGCAGATCCTGATCGGCGTGCAGTACGCCCTCGTCGGCACCCGCACCATCGAGCGGAAGGCGTGGCCGGAGCTCGCCGCCTTCGGCCGGTCCGACATCCTGGGCATCCCGACCATCTTCCTGATGACGCTGGTGGTCGCGGTGATCGTCGCCCTCTACTTCGCGCAGACGGTGTCCGGACGCAAGCTCCTCGCCAGCGGCGGCAACGCCTCGGCCGCGCAGCTCGCGGGCATCTCGACCGACCGGGCGCTGATCGTCGCGCACACCCTCTCCGGACTCCTCTGCGGCGTCGCGGCGATGGTGAGCATCTCGTTCCTGCCCGGCGTGAACACCACGGTCGGCGGGGACTGGCTCCTGCCGAGCTTCGCGGCACCGATCATCGGCGGCGTCGCCCTCGCCGGCGGCACGGTGGCCGTGCTGGGCACGGTGCTCGCAGCGATGGTCGTGCGCCTCGTCGACGCGGCCAGCCCGATCTTCCGGTTCGATGCCGAGGTCGTGAACTTCGTGGTCGGCGCGGTCGTGTTGGGCACGGTGGCGCTCGGCAAGCTGCGCGAGGTGCAGGCGTCGCGGCATGCCAGCAGGATCAGATCGTTGCGCGCGGAAGCCGCACTGGCGGAGGTGAAGCGATGA
- a CDS encoding ABC transporter permease has protein sequence MSRLRHAARAEIRSPRALLVILIVVLVTTLAILKPAFLNGPFVIAPLLTTIAIFTVVGLAQMVVLSIGHMNLAVGQLAGVGALVMGAAFENLGMPLLVGLALGVLASTALGALAGWIIAKTGVNSFIVTLAMSFTLLGLIPTLYKSWSTGQAFTVSPAGFETIGRGTFADVCMFGYCGSNAVPLMVLPALGCMAVIWYFYTCTRSGREVLMTGSSVKAAELSGIPTARRTILAHALSGLLAAIAGFLLAASTGSFTPAIGSEFMLSSFLGPILGGTLLAGGLVSIVGTALGITLTSVIRKGLELFGVGLETLNVLLGCILLAALATDRLRLVFARRRPAKATESAATLAVELDEAEAHR, from the coding sequence ATGTCCCGTCTGCGTCACGCCGCCCGCGCCGAGATCCGCTCGCCCCGCGCGCTCCTCGTCATCCTCATCGTCGTCCTGGTCACGACCCTCGCGATCCTCAAGCCGGCTTTCCTCAACGGGCCCTTCGTCATCGCGCCGCTGCTCACGACGATCGCGATCTTCACCGTGGTCGGCCTCGCCCAGATGGTGGTGCTCTCGATCGGGCACATGAACCTCGCCGTCGGGCAGCTCGCCGGGGTGGGCGCTCTCGTCATGGGGGCGGCCTTCGAGAACCTCGGGATGCCGCTCCTCGTCGGCCTCGCCCTCGGCGTCCTCGCCAGCACGGCACTCGGTGCCCTCGCGGGGTGGATCATCGCCAAGACCGGGGTCAACTCCTTCATCGTCACCCTGGCCATGAGCTTCACGCTCCTCGGATTGATCCCCACGCTGTACAAGTCGTGGAGCACGGGCCAGGCCTTCACCGTCTCACCCGCGGGTTTCGAGACCATCGGCCGCGGCACCTTCGCCGACGTGTGCATGTTCGGCTACTGCGGATCGAACGCGGTTCCGCTCATGGTGCTCCCGGCCCTCGGATGCATGGCCGTCATCTGGTACTTCTACACCTGCACACGCAGCGGACGCGAGGTCCTGATGACCGGCAGCAGCGTGAAGGCGGCCGAGCTCTCCGGTATCCCGACCGCACGCCGGACCATCCTCGCCCACGCGCTGTCCGGGCTGCTCGCCGCGATCGCCGGGTTCCTCCTGGCCGCGAGCACGGGCTCGTTCACCCCCGCGATCGGGAGCGAGTTCATGCTGTCGTCGTTCCTCGGACCGATCCTCGGCGGGACCCTTCTCGCCGGAGGACTCGTGTCGATCGTGGGCACCGCGCTCGGGATCACCCTGACCTCGGTCATCCGCAAGGGACTGGAGCTGTTCGGCGTCGGGCTCGAGACGCTCAACGTCCTGCTCGGCTGCATCCTCCTCGCGGCGCTCGCCACGGATCGTCTGCGGCTGGTCTTCGCCCGGCGCCGCCCGGCCAAGGCGACGGAGTCCGCAGCGACCCTCGCCGTCGAACTGGATGAGGCGGAGGCCCACCGATGA
- a CDS encoding mandelate racemase/muconate lactonizing enzyme family protein, with protein MASTITDARAFLVDVAVETERTDAVQSFVSQETIFVELTTSDGLHGLGYSYTIGTGGRAVLSMLRDHLLPILVGQEADRIEAVWFRLFASTRATTTGAITSLALAAVDTALWDIASRRAGLPLWRLAGGFRRDIPLYDTEGGWLHLSTDDLVAGALASKDAGLKGVKVKIGKPSGQEDRERLTAVREAVGSHFDIMVDANQSMTGAEAIRRARLFDGLDLGWIEEPLPADDIEGHARLVASTSTPIAVGESMYSIAQFREYLDRGAAGIVQVDVARIGGITPWLKVAHLAESFNVHVCPHFLMELHVSLVAAVPNGRYVEHIPQLRAITRTGMAIEDGRALAPETLGLGIDWDRDAMDDRIVL; from the coding sequence ATGGCCAGTACGATCACCGATGCTCGCGCGTTCCTCGTGGACGTCGCCGTGGAGACCGAACGCACGGATGCCGTGCAGAGCTTCGTGTCCCAGGAGACGATCTTCGTCGAGCTCACCACGAGCGATGGCCTGCACGGCCTCGGATACTCCTACACGATCGGGACAGGGGGTCGCGCGGTGCTCTCGATGCTGCGCGACCACCTGCTCCCGATCCTGGTCGGGCAGGAGGCCGACCGCATCGAAGCGGTCTGGTTCCGCCTGTTCGCCTCGACCCGCGCCACGACGACCGGCGCCATCACCTCGCTGGCCCTCGCGGCCGTCGACACGGCGCTGTGGGACATCGCCTCCCGCCGTGCCGGTCTGCCGCTCTGGCGCCTCGCCGGCGGCTTCCGTCGCGACATCCCCCTCTACGACACGGAGGGCGGCTGGCTGCACCTGAGCACCGACGACCTGGTGGCGGGTGCCCTCGCCTCGAAGGATGCGGGGCTCAAGGGCGTCAAGGTGAAGATCGGGAAACCGAGCGGCCAGGAGGACCGTGAACGGCTGACCGCGGTCCGCGAGGCCGTCGGCTCGCACTTCGACATCATGGTCGACGCCAACCAGTCGATGACCGGTGCCGAGGCGATCCGCCGCGCCCGCCTGTTCGACGGCCTCGACCTCGGCTGGATCGAGGAGCCGCTGCCCGCGGACGACATCGAGGGCCACGCGCGGCTCGTCGCCTCCACCTCCACGCCCATCGCGGTCGGCGAATCGATGTACTCGATCGCGCAGTTCCGCGAGTACCTCGACCGCGGGGCCGCGGGGATCGTCCAGGTCGACGTCGCCCGCATCGGCGGCATCACGCCCTGGCTCAAGGTCGCGCACCTCGCGGAGTCGTTCAACGTGCACGTGTGCCCGCATTTCCTGATGGAGCTGCACGTGAGTCTCGTCGCCGCTGTGCCGAACGGCCGCTACGTCGAGCACATCCCGCAGCTGCGCGCGATCACCCGCACCGGGATGGCCATCGAGGATGGTCGTGCCCTCGCCCCCGAGACCCTCGGGCTCGGCATCGACTGGGACCGCGACGCCATGGACGACAGGATCGTCCTCTGA